CTGCACGCGAAACAGCGGGAGCAAGCTCCCGCACTCCACACCCGCGGGCTGGCCGCCTCAGAATGACGAGGGCAGAGGGTTGTCCAGCGCCCCCCTAACCGTCACGGGACAAACCGGAAAGTCAGCTTCTCTTCTTTTGTCGAATGGAAGTCGTCGGAAAGTTCACGGTCGGATTCAAACCAAACCCGGGAAAGTCTCCGGGCAGGGACGCTCAAGCGCATCTCGGGAACATCAAAGGGGTACGGCAGCAGCCGGATGTCGCCCCTCCTATCATTGCTGGGCTCCAGGCGAATCCTCTGCTCCTCGCCCGTATGGAGCAGGAAACTTTGCGGCAGGGTAATCGGGCCGGCTGCACCCAGGCAGACGTAAAGCGAAAGCAAATCACAAAACTGCAAGAGCTTTCCGCAGGCCATCAACTGTTCGCGCCCATGAAGCATGATGTGCGCCAGCGCTTGCTCGCGGGACTTCTCTTGCCACTCGACAAACGTTTCCAATGCTGCTCGATCGGTTGCCGGCGTCCCGGCCGTCGCCAAGCGCATTTTCGCCAGCTCCGAAAAGTGCCAGCTCACCAGCCACCCGGCCATCGGCCCGTGTTCGTATCCGCGGCGGATAGAACGCTCCCAGATGGGCAGAAACTCGCCGGCAGAAAGTTCCAGAAATTGGCGCGGCGCGCCCGTCTCCCGGTTGCGTTGCGGAACCGCGTCCAACTCCACCCAGCCCTCGTCGTGAAAGGAGACGCCAAGGACGGCTTGATCGCGCGGCTGCGGTTCCGGGAATCGTTCGTTCCCCCAGCGACGCGCGAACTCACCCGCCAGGCGAGCGTGGTCAGGCTGGCGAATGAGCATCCAGGCAGTAATGCCGGCGCCCTTCAGCCACTGGCTTGCATCCCAGGCACTCGCCGGGTTGAAAGTTCTCGCCGCCGAAGCAGCCGCCCACACTGGCCGAACCAGCATTCGCTCCCTCCAGGCGCGATCCGGCAAGAGACCGATGCCTCCCAAG
The window above is part of the Candidatus Acidiferrales bacterium genome. Proteins encoded here:
- a CDS encoding DUF3891 family protein, with protein sequence MLVRPVWAAASAARTFNPASAWDASQWLKGAGITAWMLIRQPDHARLAGEFARRWGNERFPEPQPRDQAVLGVSFHDEGWVELDAVPQRNRETGAPRQFLELSAGEFLPIWERSIRRGYEHGPMAGWLVSWHFSELAKMRLATAGTPATDRAALETFVEWQEKSREQALAHIMLHGREQLMACGKLLQFCDLLSLYVCLGAAGPITLPQSFLLHTGEEQRIRLEPSNDRRGDIRLLPYPFDVPEMRLSVPARRLSRVWFESDRELSDDFHSTKEEKLTFRFVP